In one window of Ferriphaselus amnicola DNA:
- a CDS encoding DUF2460 domain-containing protein: protein MSNQVFPTLPGLTWNVVRAPQWATRIQKAVSGKEFRSAWMSAPIYTFRLSYEVLREAASYQEIQQLVAFFNNVRGSFDSFLYSDPNDNSITAQNFGTGNGVQTAFQLMRSYGGNLEAVGQLNGTPSLYLNGVLQAAGFTVGSTGLVTFTTAPVAGGALTWTGSYYYRCRFLQDTLEFNEFMNSLWEAKKVEFIGSLTPNRI, encoded by the coding sequence ATGAGCAATCAGGTCTTTCCAACGCTACCGGGGCTGACCTGGAATGTGGTACGCGCCCCCCAGTGGGCGACCCGCATCCAGAAAGCCGTTTCCGGCAAGGAGTTCCGCAGTGCATGGATGTCGGCACCGATCTACACGTTTCGGTTGTCCTACGAGGTGTTGCGCGAAGCGGCCAGTTATCAGGAAATCCAGCAACTGGTCGCATTCTTCAATAATGTGCGTGGCTCGTTCGACTCGTTCCTGTATTCCGACCCGAACGACAACAGCATCACCGCGCAAAACTTCGGTACCGGCAACGGCGTGCAAACGGCCTTTCAGTTGATGCGCAGCTATGGCGGCAATCTGGAAGCAGTCGGCCAGTTGAACGGCACACCCTCGCTCTACCTCAACGGGGTGCTGCAAGCTGCAGGTTTTACGGTCGGCAGTACCGGGCTGGTGACGTTCACCACGGCACCCGTGGCAGGTGGCGCACTGACCTGGACCGGCAGCTACTACTACCGCTGTCGTTTCCTGCAGGACACGCTGGAATTCAACGAATTCATGAACAGCCTGTGGGAAGCCAAGAAGGTCGAGTTTATCGGCTCCCTCACACCCAACCGCATCTGA
- a CDS encoding DUF2163 domain-containing protein produces MKTASANLLAMLNGTGNALVMADCYTLTLLGGQVLRYTDFDLDLMLGGALYISSGIKFKRSRIRWIAGLEVDTLDLTLYANPTDTVNGVHFLRQVKGGILDGATIRLDRAYMIIGSTVAEGLQLFSGRVAEVQTGRTEARLKVKSWLELLNVKMPRNQYQAGCGNTLFDGMCGLSKAALAVAGTVSGTSTATWFPSALAQAASWFDLGTVTFTSGANSGISRTVRAFAGGAFAFNLPWPNVPQLGDTFTAYPGCDKQLVTCTSKFANAPKFRGEPFIPIPETAY; encoded by the coding sequence ATGAAGACAGCTTCCGCCAATCTGCTCGCCATGCTCAATGGCACGGGCAATGCACTGGTCATGGCCGATTGCTACACACTAACGCTGCTGGGTGGTCAGGTGTTGCGCTATACCGACTTCGATCTGGACCTGATGCTGGGCGGCGCACTATATATAAGTAGCGGCATCAAATTCAAGCGCAGCCGGATTCGCTGGATTGCCGGACTGGAAGTCGATACGCTGGACCTGACGCTTTATGCGAATCCGACCGATACGGTGAACGGCGTGCATTTCCTGCGCCAGGTCAAGGGCGGCATTCTGGATGGTGCGACCATACGCCTCGATCGTGCCTACATGATTATCGGCAGCACGGTAGCTGAAGGCTTGCAGCTATTTTCCGGGCGAGTCGCGGAAGTGCAGACCGGCAGGACGGAAGCACGCCTCAAGGTAAAAAGCTGGCTCGAACTGCTCAACGTCAAAATGCCGCGCAACCAGTATCAGGCCGGATGCGGCAATACCCTGTTCGATGGCATGTGTGGTTTATCTAAGGCCGCACTCGCCGTGGCAGGGACGGTCAGCGGCACATCGACGGCAACATGGTTTCCGTCTGCCTTGGCGCAAGCGGCAAGCTGGTTCGATCTGGGTACGGTGACCTTCACCAGTGGCGCGAACAGCGGAATCTCCCGCACCGTGCGTGCGTTTGCGGGTGGAGCCTTTGCCTTCAACCTGCCGTGGCCGAATGTGCCGCAACTGGGTGATACCTTCACGGCCTATCCCGGCTGCGACAAGCAGCTTGTAACCTGCACCAGCAAATTTGCCAACGCGCCGAAATTCCGGGGCGAACCGTTCATCCCCATCCCTGAAACCGCATACTGA